One genomic window of Thermodesulfobacteriota bacterium includes the following:
- a CDS encoding SAM-dependent methyltransferase: MFFFSVSLLSAGALAYQVLLMRLLSVVLWHHFAATVISLALLGYGVSGAVLSLAQGPLVARFPWAYRVCCALFGALAPATFALAQRIPFEPMAAVWEPRQWAYFGAMYLVLAVPFFFAASALGLALRACSADISRIYRADLLGAAAGSLGVLGLLAVLPPGHGLRVVGAAGFLAAAA; encoded by the coding sequence ATGTTCTTCTTCTCGGTCTCCCTCCTCTCCGCCGGCGCCCTGGCGTATCAGGTGCTCCTGATGCGCCTGTTGTCGGTGGTGCTCTGGCACCACTTCGCCGCCACGGTGATCAGCCTCGCGCTCCTGGGCTACGGGGTGAGCGGGGCGGTTCTGAGCCTCGCCCAGGGTCCCCTCGTTGCCCGCTTCCCCTGGGCGTACCGGGTGTGCTGCGCCCTCTTCGGAGCCCTGGCGCCCGCCACCTTCGCCCTGGCCCAACGGATTCCCTTCGAGCCCATGGCCGCCGTGTGGGAGCCCCGGCAGTGGGCGTACTTCGGGGCGATGTATCTCGTCCTGGCCGTTCCGTTCTTCTTCGCCGCGTCGGCCCTGGGCCTGGCCCTTCGCGCCTGCAGCGCCGACATCTCTCGGATCTACCGGGCCGATCTGCTGGGTGCCGCGGCCGGGTCCCTGGGTGTGCTGGGACTGCTCGCGGTCCTGCCACCGGGGCATGGTCTGCGCGTGGTGGGGGCGGCGGGCTTCCTGGCTGCGGCGGCT
- a CDS encoding protein-L-isoaspartate(D-aspartate) O-methyltransferase: MKILLVLVALCLGLPSARAGDFEVVRGRMVAEIRADAEATSRRIGRRELDPRVLEAMGRVPRHEFVPEALRSRAYENRPLPIGYGQTISQPYIVALMTDLVRVSAGDRVFELGAGSGYQAAVLADLGARVYTVEIVPPLGEQARERLERLGYRDVAVRVGDGYYGWEEHAPFDAIVVTAAASHIPPPLVRQLKPGGRMVIPVGSPFQTQQLTLLEKSEAGAVTTRQLLPVIFVPVTGGH; encoded by the coding sequence ATGAAGATCCTGCTCGTTCTTGTCGCCCTGTGCCTCGGGCTGCCGTCTGCCCGCGCCGGGGACTTCGAGGTGGTCCGCGGCCGCATGGTGGCCGAGATCCGGGCCGACGCGGAGGCCACGAGCCGCCGCATCGGGAGGCGGGAGCTGGATCCCAGGGTGCTGGAGGCCATGGGACGGGTGCCGCGCCACGAGTTCGTGCCGGAGGCCCTGCGCAGCCGGGCGTACGAGAATCGTCCCCTGCCCATCGGGTACGGCCAGACCATCTCCCAGCCCTACATCGTGGCCCTGATGACCGACCTGGTGCGGGTCTCCGCCGGAGACAGGGTGTTCGAGCTCGGCGCGGGCTCCGGTTACCAGGCCGCCGTCCTCGCGGACCTGGGGGCCCGGGTGTACACCGTGGAGATCGTTCCTCCCCTGGGAGAGCAGGCCCGGGAGCGTCTGGAGCGGCTGGGGTACCGGGACGTGGCCGTGCGGGTGGGAGACGGCTACTACGGGTGGGAGGAGCATGCGCCCTTCGACGCCATCGTGGTCACGGCGGCCGCGAGCCACATCCCCCCTCCCCTGGTGCGCCAGCTCAAGCCCGGGGGGCGCATGGTCATCCCGGTGGGCAGCCCCTTCCAGACCCAGCAGCTCACCCTGCTGGAGAAGTCGGAGGCCGGAGCTGTGACCACGCGCCAGCTCCTCCCGGTCATCTTCGTGCCCGTCACGGGGGGCCACTGA